The sequence AGGAAGTAGAAGTACGCGGGGCCCGAACCGGACAGGGCGGTGGCCGCGTCCTGCTGGGACTCCGGGACGCGCAGGGTCTTGCCGACCCCGCCGAAGATCGCCTCCGCCGTGGCGAGGTGGCCCGTGGTGGCGTGGCTGCCCGCCGAGATGACGGACATGCCCTCGTCGACCAGGACCGGGGTGTTCGGCATGACGCGGACGACCGGGGTTCCGGCGCTGAGGCGGTCCTCGATGAACGCGGTCGTGATCCCGGCCGCCGCGCTGATGACCAGACGGTCGGCGCCGAGGTGCGGGGACAGTTCGTCCAGGAGGCGGCCCATGTCCTGCGGCTTGACAGCCAGGATGAGGATGTCGGCGCGCTCGGCGGCCTCGGCGTTGGTGACCGCGTCGACGCCGTAACGGTCGCGCAGTTCGGCGGCCCGCTCCGAGCGGCGGGTGGTGACCAGCAGGTTCGCCGGACGCCAGCCGGCCCGGATCATCCCGCTGAGCAGGGCCTCGCCGATCTTGCCGGTGCCGAGGACTGCAACTGTCTGGGTCATGCCGTTCACCCTCCGGGCGGTGCTCGCTGTGCGCGGTGCTCAGTGCTCGTCGGCGCCATCCTCGCACCGCCCCCTCAGGTGGTGCGGCGCCGGAGGGTGGCCGCGCCGAGGGCCAGGACGAGCAGGGCGCAGCCCGCCACGATCAGCACGTCCCGGACGAAGTTCCCGGTGACGTCGGTGTGGTGGAGGACCTCGTTCATCCCGTCCACGGCGTACGACATGGGCAGGACGTCCGAGATGGCCTCCAGGAACGGGGCCATCCGGTCGCGCGGGATGAACAGGCCGCAGAGCAGCAGCTGCGGGAAGATCACGGCCGGCATGAACTGCACCGCCTGGAACTCCGAGGCCGCGAACGCCGAGACGAACAGGCCCAGTGCCGTGCCGAGCAGTGCGTCGAGCAGCGCCACCAGGAGCAGCAGCCACGGCGAGCCGGTGACGTCCAGGCCGAGGGCCCACACCGACAGGCCGGTGGCCAGGAGGGACTGGAGGACGGCGACGGCCCCGAAGGCGAGGGCGTAGCCCGCGATCAGGTCCCCCTTGCCGAGCGGCATGGCGAGCAGGCGCTCCAGAGTGCCGGAGGTGCGCTCGCGCAGGGTGGCGATCGAGGTCACCAGGAACATCGTGATCAGCGGGAAGATGCCGAGCAGCGAGGCCCCGATCGAGTCGAACGTCTGCGGGCTGCCGTCGAAGACGTAGCGCAGCAGCGTGATCATCAGGACCGGGATCAGCAGGAGCAGCGCGACCGTGCGGGGGTCGTGGGTGAGCTGGCGCAGGACGCGGGCGGCCGTGGCGAGGGTGCGGGCCGGGCTCAGGGGTGCGGTGCGGGCGGGGGCCGGGGAGCTCATCGGGCGTTCTCCTTGCGGGTGGCGGCCGCGTCGACCAGGTGGAGGAAGGCCGCCTCGACGGTGTCGGTTCCGGCGGTGGTGCGCAGGGCGTCCGGGGTGTCGTCGGCGAGGATCTCGCCCTCGCGCATGAGGAGGAGGCGGTGGCAGCGCTCGGCCTCGTCCATGACGTGCGAGGAGATGAGGAGCGTTGTGCCGCGTTCGGCGGCGAGGGTGTGGAACAGCTGCCACAGATCGCGGCGCAGGACGGGGTCCAGGCCGACGGTCGGTTCGTCCAGGACGAGCAGCTCGGGGGTGGAGAGCAGGGCCACGGCGAGCGAGACCCGGGTGCGCTGGCCGCCGGAGAGGGTGCCGGCCAGGGCGTCCTCGTGGCTGGTCAGGTCCACCTCGGTGAGCGCGCGGGTGACGGCGGCGCGTCGGTCGTCGCGGTGTGCGCGGCCCGGCTGGAGGATCGCCGCGAAGTAGTCCAGGTTCTGCCGGACGGTGAGGTCGGTATAGACGGAGGGAGCCTGGGTGACGTACCCGACGCGGGGGCGGAGGGTGGGGTGGCCGGCGGGGCTGCCCAGGACCCGGAGGGTGCCGGTGACCTTGGCCTGGGTGCCGACGACGGCGCGCATCAACGTGGATTTTCCGCAGCCGGAGGGGCCGAGGAGACCGGTGATCCTGCCGGGTTCGACGGTGAAGTCGAGGCCCCTGAGGACCGTACGGCTGCCTCGGTGGACGGTGAGGCCACGGGCCTCGACGGCGACGCCCGAAGAATTCATCATGTGATGAATATTCTCTCCGCAGGGCACCGCCGTCAAGGGACGGGGCTGGGCCGCCGGCTCAGCGCACGGCCGCCTGGAGTTCGACGACGTACGCCTCCTCCACCGTGCCGTCCGGGAACTCCGCCAGGAGCCGGGCCCGCTCCTCGTCGAGGAACCGCCGCGCCGCGTCGTCGTCGATGGTCAGGAACGCGGAGTGGCTGCCGAGGTTGTCGAGGTGGGTGGCGAGAGGGACGCGCCGGGTCCACGGGATGCCCCGGTGCGTGAAGGCGAGGTCCGGCGGCAGGTCGCGGTCCCGTACGGCTGAGCCGTGGGCGCTGCGGTCGTCGGCACGCGCCTCGACGCGGAAGAACCGGCGGAGCCGCGCGTCCTGGTCGCCGACCCACGGGACGGTGTGGTCCGCGACGTTCCACCAGAGGGCGAGCGTGCCGCCCGGCCGCAGGACGCGCCGGACCTCGGCGGCCGAGCGGGCCGGGTCGGTCCAGTGCCAGGACTGGGCGTACGTGATCAGGTCGGCCGAGGCGGACGCGAAGGGGAGCCGGTTGCCGTCGCCGCGCACGAGCGGGACGTCCGGGAGGCCCCGGCGCAGTTCGGTGGCCATGCCGGGCCCCGGTTCGACGGCGACGACCCGGGCGCCGCGTTCGTGGAGGCGGCGGGTCGAGATGCCGGTGCCCGCGCCCACATCGAGGGTGCGGGCTCCTCGCAGGGGGCGGCCGGCGATGTCCTCGACGGCGTCGAGGAGCGCGTCCGGGT comes from Streptomyces sp. Mut1 and encodes:
- a CDS encoding ABC transporter ATP-binding protein; the encoded protein is MMNSSGVAVEARGLTVHRGSRTVLRGLDFTVEPGRITGLLGPSGCGKSTLMRAVVGTQAKVTGTLRVLGSPAGHPTLRPRVGYVTQAPSVYTDLTVRQNLDYFAAILQPGRAHRDDRRAAVTRALTEVDLTSHEDALAGTLSGGQRTRVSLAVALLSTPELLVLDEPTVGLDPVLRRDLWQLFHTLAAERGTTLLISSHVMDEAERCHRLLLMREGEILADDTPDALRTTAGTDTVEAAFLHLVDAAATRKENAR
- a CDS encoding ABC transporter permease; translated protein: MSSPAPARTAPLSPARTLATAARVLRQLTHDPRTVALLLLIPVLMITLLRYVFDGSPQTFDSIGASLLGIFPLITMFLVTSIATLRERTSGTLERLLAMPLGKGDLIAGYALAFGAVAVLQSLLATGLSVWALGLDVTGSPWLLLLVALLDALLGTALGLFVSAFAASEFQAVQFMPAVIFPQLLLCGLFIPRDRMAPFLEAISDVLPMSYAVDGMNEVLHHTDVTGNFVRDVLIVAGCALLVLALGAATLRRRTT
- the proC gene encoding pyrroline-5-carboxylate reductase, whose translation is MTQTVAVLGTGKIGEALLSGMIRAGWRPANLLVTTRRSERAAELRDRYGVDAVTNAEAAERADILILAVKPQDMGRLLDELSPHLGADRLVISAAAGITTAFIEDRLSAGTPVVRVMPNTPVLVDEGMSVISAGSHATTGHLATAEAIFGGVGKTLRVPESQQDAATALSGSGPAYFYFLVEAMTDAGILLGLPRAQAHDLIVQAAIGAAVMLRDSGEHPVKLREAVTSPAGTTISAIRELENHGVRAALIAALEAARDRSRELASGNG
- a CDS encoding class I SAM-dependent methyltransferase, which encodes MTATQSPDTPANPSSAPSRALSFDRAAAQYAAARPGYPDALLDAVEDIAGRPLRGARTLDVGAGTGISTRRLHERGARVVAVEPGPGMATELRRGLPDVPLVRGDGNRLPFASASADLITYAQSWHWTDPARSAAEVRRVLRPGGTLALWWNVADHTVPWVGDQDARLRRFFRVEARADDRSAHGSAVRDRDLPPDLAFTHRGIPWTRRVPLATHLDNLGSHSAFLTIDDDAARRFLDEERARLLAEFPDGTVEEAYVVELQAAVR